AAAAACATCCATTCCAGCTATGTGAGCAATAAATTTATCGTCTAAATCAGTTGAGTTTCTGCGTACTTTTGCATCAAAGTTGATTCCGCCACCTTGAATTCCAACACCTTCTAAGATGATTAACATAGCTTGAGTTATTTCATAAACATTTATTGGAAACTGATCAGTGTCCCAACCGTTTTGATAGTCTCCCCGATTTGCATCAATGCTTCCTAACATTCCTGCATCTACCGCAACTTGTAACTCATGCTCAAAAGTATGTCCAGCAAGGGTAGCGTGATTTACTTCTAGATTCAACTTGAAGTCATCTTGAAGTCCATATTTATGTAAAAACCCTAATGTTGTTGCCGCATCAAAATCATACTGATGTTTCATGGGTTCCATAGGCTTTGGTTCAATAAGAAAAGTTCCTTTAAAGCCTTGTTTGCGTGCATAATCTCTACAAATAGTCAAGAATTGTCCCATATGATCTAATTCTCTTTTCATATCGGTATTTAAAAGACTCATGTAGCCTTCACGACCTCCCCAAAAAACATAATTTTCACCACCTAAAGCAATGGTAGCATCAATAGCAATTTTGGCTTGAGCACTTGCATAAGCTACAACATCAAAATTAGGATTGGTTGAAGCTCCATTCATATAACGAGGATTACTAAACAAGTTTGAAGTTCCCCACAACAGTTTAATCCCCGTTTCATCTTGTTTAATTTTAGCATAAGCAACTAATTCTTGCACTCGGTTTTCAAACTCTGATAAAGTTGGTGCTTCATCTACGATATCTAAATCATGAAAACAATAATATGGAATCCCTAATTTGCTCATGAATTCAAAAGCCGCATCCATTTTGTCTTTGGCTCTTTGAATTACATTTTCGTTTTTATCCCAAGCAAGAATTTCTGTATTAGCACCAAAAGGATCTCCCCCTTTGTTACATAGCGTATGCCAGTATGCCATGGAAAAACGCAGGTGTTCTTTTAAAGTCTTTCCTGCTACTACTCGGTTCTCATCATACCATTTAAAAGCAAGTGTGTTAACACTTTCTCTTCCTTCAAATTTTATGATATCAATGTTTTTAAAATAAGTTTGTTTAGTTGTATTCATGATTGTTCTATTTTAATATGATTTTTCCATTCTTGATAAATATCTTGATACTGTGAAGTCAGCGATTGATTGGGTTCAATTCGTTCTATACATTTTAACCCTTTAAACGCCTCATCAAGTGAGTCATAAAATCCATAACCATAGGCTGCACCTCGCGCTGCACCTTCGGCCCCAGAAGTATTATAGAGTTCTAAAGTAGTTTGTGTTGTATTGGTGAAAATTTCTCTAAAAACGGGACTCAGGAATAGATTGGCATTTCCAGCTCTCACTACTTCGCCAGAAGCTCCCACGGATTTCATCACATCAAATCCATAATTCATGGCAAACACGATTCCTTCGCAAGCTGAACGGATAAGATGCCCAGATTGATGGATGTTAAAATTGAGATTCTGAATTCCTGAATTGGCATTTTTATTATTAAAAATACGCTCTACTCCATTCCCAAAAGGATAGAAACGAAGTCCTTTACTTCCTGCTTTCACTTTAGCAGCTTCGGCATTCAACGTTTCATATGCGATTAAATTTGATTGGTCAACAGACATGATTTTGCGCAACCATTGGTACAAAATACCAGAACCATTGATGCAAAGCATTACCCCATTTTTTTTCTCTGTTTCAGTATTATTTACATGTAAAAACGTATTGATTCGATTTTCTTTGTCATAGATATCTTTGTCACTTACTGTATAAATTACGGCCGAAGTTCCAGCTGTAGTAGCTATTTCCCCTGGTTTTAACACATTTAGAGATAATGCATTATTGGGTTGATCACCGGCACGATAGGTTATTTTAGTGTTTCTGTCAAGGCTTAACTCTAAAGCGATATCTGGGTGAATTGTTGCTTGATAGCCAAAGTTGGGTACAATTCCTGGGATCATTTCCTCAGGAAGATCCATTTCTTGGAGTACTTCAGTAGCTAAACCCCCTCTTGAAAAGTTCCATAATGCAGCTTCTGATAGTCCAGAAGTACTAATTTGTGGAATCCCTGAAAGTTTTGCAGCAATAAAATCACCAGGAAGCATCATGTAGACCGCTTTATTAAAAACTTCTGGCTCATTTATTTGAACCCATTTCAATTTAGAAGCAGTAAAATTTCCTGGACTTCCTAAAATTTGTTGCTGGCAATATTCTTGTCCCATACGATCGTATGTTTCATTCCCTATAGTTGCTGCTCTACTGTCACACCAAATAATCGAAGAACGAACAGGATTTAATTTCTCATCCGTTAAGACTAAACCATGCATTTGATAGGCTATCCCAATCCCTGCAATTTTTTTTAAGTCAACATCCTGTTTTGTTCCCAAAACTTGTATGCCCTTTTTAACATTTTGCCACCAAGAATTAGGATCTTGTTCAGCCCAGCCAAATTTCGGAGCAATAATATCCATCTCCATTTCTGGAACAGTCACTGCGCCAACAGTAGTTCCTTTTTCCGGATCAAATACTGTTAGTTTAATTGAAGAGCTTCCTAAATCTATTCCTAAAAAATACATATTCTTCATTTTAAGAGGTTGCTTTTACTTTTATGTTTGCATCTCTACAAACTTCTAGTCATAAAAACCATATACTTATGGTTAATTTGACTACAAGTGTAATGCATTTATTTCATATTAACAAAAAATTGTGTTTAAAAATTTGTAATTGATAATTAATCAAGCATACTATTACGCATTTATACTAATGAAGGCTCCTAACAGCAGGTGAAAAAAAATAAAAAATTATACTTCTAATTCCATGATTTTTTTTAAATATTTGCGAAAACATTCGCCTCATAAAAAACATATAAATTAAATACCCTCGCTTTTTAATTTTTCATATATTTCATTCAAATTTCCAAACCATGGTTGATAAAAAAACTACTGAAGACTCTTTAAAAACTGTTGAGCAATCAGCCATGAATGCCATTACAATTGACTGTGTGATTTTTGGTTTTGACAACGGAATATTAGAAGTCCTATTAGTCCAACATGCTGAAGGTATTAGTAAAGGAAAATGGGGGCTTCCCGGTGGGTGGATAAAGAAAAAAGAAAGTATAGATAATGCTGCTCATCGATTGTTAGGAGAACTAACAGGATTAGATAATATATTCCTAGAACAATTAAAAGCTTTTGGGGATCCCGACCGTTTTCCATTAAGACGGGTAATTACAATAGGTTATTATGCTTTAATAAAAAGAGAAGATTATAATGTAACCGCAGGTTTTACAGCATCTGATGCAAAATGGTATAAGATTAATGAAATTCCAGATTTAATATATGATCATAATGAAATATTAGATTATAGCTTAAAACAATTACGTAATCGGGTGCGTCAAGCTCCAATAGGTTTTAATCTTTTACCCGAAAAATTTACTTTATTGGCACTTATGCATCTTTATGAAGAAATTCTAGGTATTGAGATGGATAAATCCAATTTCCGTAGAAAAATTCTTCATATGAAACTGTTGGTTGCCTTGGATGAAAAACAACAAGACGTTTCTCACAGAGCAGCACAATTGTATAAGTTTGACTCTAAAATTTATGAAAAACTAACTAAAAAAGGATTTAATTTTGAATTTTAGCTCTTAAAGTTTTCGAAAAAAAACCTATTTTTACTTATCAACAATCCCTAAAATTAACTTTTGTTATTTACAA
The Flavobacterium sp. WC2421 genome window above contains:
- the xylA gene encoding xylose isomerase gives rise to the protein MNTTKQTYFKNIDIIKFEGRESVNTLAFKWYDENRVVAGKTLKEHLRFSMAYWHTLCNKGGDPFGANTEILAWDKNENVIQRAKDKMDAAFEFMSKLGIPYYCFHDLDIVDEAPTLSEFENRVQELVAYAKIKQDETGIKLLWGTSNLFSNPRYMNGASTNPNFDVVAYASAQAKIAIDATIALGGENYVFWGGREGYMSLLNTDMKRELDHMGQFLTICRDYARKQGFKGTFLIEPKPMEPMKHQYDFDAATTLGFLHKYGLQDDFKLNLEVNHATLAGHTFEHELQVAVDAGMLGSIDANRGDYQNGWDTDQFPINVYEITQAMLIILEGVGIQGGGINFDAKVRRNSTDLDDKFIAHIAGMDVFARGLIYADHILQNTNYKNLREQRYGSFDSGNGAKYEKGELSLEALSEIARANGEPQQISGKQELFEQIIANAY
- a CDS encoding xylulokinase encodes the protein MYFLGIDLGSSSIKLTVFDPEKGTTVGAVTVPEMEMDIIAPKFGWAEQDPNSWWQNVKKGIQVLGTKQDVDLKKIAGIGIAYQMHGLVLTDEKLNPVRSSIIWCDSRAATIGNETYDRMGQEYCQQQILGSPGNFTASKLKWVQINEPEVFNKAVYMMLPGDFIAAKLSGIPQISTSGLSEAALWNFSRGGLATEVLQEMDLPEEMIPGIVPNFGYQATIHPDIALELSLDRNTKITYRAGDQPNNALSLNVLKPGEIATTAGTSAVIYTVSDKDIYDKENRINTFLHVNNTETEKKNGVMLCINGSGILYQWLRKIMSVDQSNLIAYETLNAEAAKVKAGSKGLRFYPFGNGVERIFNNKNANSGIQNLNFNIHQSGHLIRSACEGIVFAMNYGFDVMKSVGASGEVVRAGNANLFLSPVFREIFTNTTQTTLELYNTSGAEGAARGAAYGYGFYDSLDEAFKGLKCIERIEPNQSLTSQYQDIYQEWKNHIKIEQS
- a CDS encoding NUDIX domain-containing protein, which gives rise to MVDKKTTEDSLKTVEQSAMNAITIDCVIFGFDNGILEVLLVQHAEGISKGKWGLPGGWIKKKESIDNAAHRLLGELTGLDNIFLEQLKAFGDPDRFPLRRVITIGYYALIKREDYNVTAGFTASDAKWYKINEIPDLIYDHNEILDYSLKQLRNRVRQAPIGFNLLPEKFTLLALMHLYEEILGIEMDKSNFRRKILHMKLLVALDEKQQDVSHRAAQLYKFDSKIYEKLTKKGFNFEF